In Oncorhynchus kisutch isolate 150728-3 unplaced genomic scaffold, Okis_V2 scaffold1148, whole genome shotgun sequence, the following are encoded in one genomic region:
- the LOC116364996 gene encoding uncharacterized protein LOC116364996 isoform X2: protein MVEDDDLSLHSYDESDFLLDDGNDASTEDSPEPPKEPQGPVKDHRLSPGKVSGPVSGKTGLSPLETSAPRTLAEALRALPSAVAPPSPDNVPRPLTPLSPVVITPSSTENFPYRRSPRLAPITNLSVTAPTGERKYKKGIFPGSPRYSSSREEKTHKLTLLYLLVQNIQEGKVNKKKKCKAKKVVKQKKAGKMQQMENVGGSKEEDKKRK, encoded by the exons ATGGTAGAAGACGACGATCTGTCTCTCCACTCCTACGACGAGTCAGACTTCCTG CTTGATGATGGCAATGACGCCTCTACTGAggacagtccagagcctccaaagGAACCACAAGGACCAGTGAAGGACCATCGACTG AGCCCAGGGAAGGTCTCTGGTCCTGTGTCTGGCAAGACTGGCCTCTCTCCTCTTGAGACCTCAGCACCCCGGACCCTGGCTGAAGCCCTACGGGCCCTGCCCTCTGCTGTGGCCCCTCCCTCCCCAGATAATGTCCCAAGGCCTCTGACTCCTCTCAGCCCTGTAGTTATCACTCCGTCCTCTACAGAGAACTTCCCATACCGCCGCAGCCCTCGGCTGGCCCCCATAACCAACCTGAGTGTAACCGCCCCCACAGGTGAGAGGAAATACAAGAAGGGTATATTTCCCGGAAGTCCTAGGTATAGTAGCTCAAGAGAAGAGAAAACCCATAAGCTTACATTACTTTATCTCCTTGTCCAAAATATTCAGGAAGGGAAGGTCAATAAGAAAAAGAAGTGCAAGGCCAAAAAAGTAGTTAAGCAAAAGAAGGCCGGTAAGATGCAACAGATGGAAAATGTTGGAGGAAGTAAGGAGGAGGACAAGAAGAGGAAATAG
- the LOC116364996 gene encoding uncharacterized protein LOC116364996 isoform X3 — protein MMVRTSIKRPKKNEGCCRGWIAKWMGRRKERLRDKDMAREVKRMGEKSPGKVSGPVSGKTGLSPLETSAPRTLAEALRALPSAVAPPSPDNVPRPLTPLSPVVITPSSTENFPYRRSPRLAPITNLSVTAPTGREGQ, from the exons ATGATGGTCAGGACATCAATCAAGAGGCCGAAGAAGAATGAGGGATGCTGTAGAGGATGGATTGCAAAGtggatggggaggaggaaggagagactgagggacaaaGACATGGCTAGGGAGGTCAAGAGGATGGGTGAGAAG AGCCCAGGGAAGGTCTCTGGTCCTGTGTCTGGCAAGACTGGCCTCTCTCCTCTTGAGACCTCAGCACCCCGGACCCTGGCTGAAGCCCTACGGGCCCTGCCCTCTGCTGTGGCCCCTCCCTCCCCAGATAATGTCCCAAGGCCTCTGACTCCTCTCAGCCCTGTAGTTATCACTCCGTCCTCTACAGAGAACTTCCCATACCGCCGCAGCCCTCGGCTGGCCCCCATAACCAACCTGAGTGTAACCGCCCCCACAG GAAGGGAAGGTCAATAA
- the LOC116364996 gene encoding uncharacterized protein LOC116364996 isoform X1, translating to MMVRTSIKRPKKNEGCCRGWIAKWMGRRKERLRDKDMAREVKRMGEKSPGKVSGPVSGKTGLSPLETSAPRTLAEALRALPSAVAPPSPDNVPRPLTPLSPVVITPSSTENFPYRRSPRLAPITNLSVTAPTGERKYKKGIFPGSPRYSSSREEKTHKLTLLYLLVQNIQEGKVNKKKKCKAKKVVKQKKAGKMQQMENVGGSKEEDKKRK from the exons ATGATGGTCAGGACATCAATCAAGAGGCCGAAGAAGAATGAGGGATGCTGTAGAGGATGGATTGCAAAGtggatggggaggaggaaggagagactgagggacaaaGACATGGCTAGGGAGGTCAAGAGGATGGGTGAGAAG AGCCCAGGGAAGGTCTCTGGTCCTGTGTCTGGCAAGACTGGCCTCTCTCCTCTTGAGACCTCAGCACCCCGGACCCTGGCTGAAGCCCTACGGGCCCTGCCCTCTGCTGTGGCCCCTCCCTCCCCAGATAATGTCCCAAGGCCTCTGACTCCTCTCAGCCCTGTAGTTATCACTCCGTCCTCTACAGAGAACTTCCCATACCGCCGCAGCCCTCGGCTGGCCCCCATAACCAACCTGAGTGTAACCGCCCCCACAGGTGAGAGGAAATACAAGAAGGGTATATTTCCCGGAAGTCCTAGGTATAGTAGCTCAAGAGAAGAGAAAACCCATAAGCTTACATTACTTTATCTCCTTGTCCAAAATATTCAGGAAGGGAAGGTCAATAAGAAAAAGAAGTGCAAGGCCAAAAAAGTAGTTAAGCAAAAGAAGGCCGGTAAGATGCAACAGATGGAAAATGTTGGAGGAAGTAAGGAGGAGGACAAGAAGAGGAAATAG
- the LOC116364998 gene encoding uncharacterized protein LOC116364998, which produces MYSMAAMSTCLSLSPQSGRVTRLIERKYDDVISSSSSDDFSIYSFTDCESECDDEDHERRTPKLKVENGKVTKLDVRDMDEDDDLSLHSFDESDFLSPGKVSGPVSIKNGLSPLVTSAHRTLAEALWALPSAVGSPYPVNVPRPRTPLNPVIIAPPRTENFPYRHCPRLAPITNLSETGRKLLQEMAGVTPQVSSVAAVQTEMFKEIMDNYYFYHTHTMI; this is translated from the exons ATGTATTCTATGGCTGCCATGAGTACAtgcctttctctgtctcctcagtcTGGAAGGGTGACTAGGCTGATAGAGAGAAAATATGATGACGTGATCTCATCCTCCAGTTCTGATGACTTTTCCATCTACTccttcactgactgtgaatctgAG TGTGATGATGAGGATCATGAAAGGAGGACCCCAAAGCTGAAAGTTGAGAATGGAAAGGTGACAAAGCTTGATGTGAGGGATATGGACGAGGATGATGATCTGTCTCTCCACTCCTTCGATGAGTCAGACTTCCTG AGCCCAGGGAAGGTCTCAGGTCCTGTATCTATCAAGAatggcctctctcctcttgtaACCTCAGCACACCGGACACTGGCtgaagccctatgggccctgccCTCTGCTGTAGGCTCTCCCTACCCAGTAAATGTTCCAAGGCCTCGGACTCCTCTCAACCCTGTCATTATCGCTCCGCCCAGAACAGAGAACTTCCCATACCGCCACTGCCCTCGCCTGGCTCCCATCACCAACCTGAGCGAGACCGGCAGGAAGCTGCTCCAGGAAATGGCTGGAGTGACCCCACAG GTTTCTTCAGTGGCTGCTGTCCAAACTGAGATGTTCAAAGAAATAATGGACAACTATTacttctaccacacacacacaatgatttgA